Proteins from one Candidatus Binatia bacterium genomic window:
- a CDS encoding M28 family peptidase, translated as MTVAIPRTSAAALKKRLEQIVGERSPSSNPRRLAAVEDYIEKEFKNLGLDVESDRFIYSAKPYRNIIARAGSAPGAPLVILGAHFDSVPGSPGADDNASGVAVLLEAARVLSGQKLRNPVVYCAFNLEELNMIGSTHFAKRLKSHGLRVAAMVSLEMLGYTDSRPGSQKYPAGLGWFYPERGDFIGIIGNWRSASLLKSFAGAMRQIAGLPVETLTVLGSGFLVPQVRLSDHAPFWDLGYPALLLTDTAFMRNPHYHTSSDTIDTLDLEFMAKVCQGVVNGVLSL; from the coding sequence ATGACCGTCGCAATTCCAAGAACGAGCGCGGCGGCGCTTAAAAAACGCCTGGAGCAGATCGTCGGCGAGCGCAGCCCTTCGAGCAACCCGCGCCGCCTGGCAGCGGTCGAAGATTACATCGAAAAGGAATTTAAGAACCTCGGCCTGGACGTCGAAAGCGACCGTTTTATCTATTCCGCAAAGCCTTACCGCAACATCATCGCGCGCGCTGGGAGCGCGCCCGGCGCGCCGCTCGTCATCCTCGGCGCCCATTTCGATTCCGTGCCGGGCTCGCCGGGAGCGGACGATAACGCCAGCGGTGTCGCCGTCCTGTTGGAAGCGGCGCGCGTTCTCTCGGGGCAAAAGCTCCGCAATCCCGTCGTCTATTGCGCTTTCAACCTGGAAGAGCTCAACATGATCGGCAGCACGCATTTCGCCAAGAGGCTCAAATCTCACGGGCTAAGAGTGGCGGCCATGGTCTCGCTCGAAATGCTGGGATACACCGACTCACGGCCCGGCAGCCAAAAATATCCGGCGGGCCTCGGCTGGTTTTATCCTGAGCGCGGCGACTTCATCGGCATCATTGGTAACTGGCGGTCCGCTTCACTGCTGAAGAGCTTCGCCGGCGCGATGCGGCAGATCGCCGGACTGCCGGTCGAGACGCTAACGGTTCTGGGCAGCGGTTTCCTCGTGCCTCAGGTGCGTCTCAGCGACCACGCTCCTTTTTGGGATCTCGGCTATCCGGCGCTGCTCCTTACGGACACCGCCTTCATGCGCAATCCGCACTATCACACGTCATCCGACACGATCGACACGCTCGATCTGGAATTCATGGCCAAGGTCTGCCAGGGCGTGGTGAACGGCGTGCTGAGTCTGTGA
- the hisF gene encoding imidazole glycerol phosphate synthase subunit HisF: MLARRIIPCLDVNQGRVVKGVKFLGLRDAGDPVEIARIYDREGADELCFLDITASHENRAIILDVVARTADQVFMPLTVGGGINRLEDIRNLLRAGADKVSINTGAVARSEFVREAAETFGSQCVVVAIDAKRAANGWAVFTHGGRKPTGIDACEWAERMAGYGAGEILLTSMDRDGTRDGYDLDLTRAVSERVRIPVIASGGVGNLDHIYEGLTLGKASAALAASIFHYREYTIAECKRFLAERGIAVRPADA; this comes from the coding sequence ATGCTCGCCAGGAGAATCATCCCGTGTCTCGACGTTAATCAAGGCCGCGTCGTCAAAGGAGTCAAATTTCTCGGCCTGCGCGACGCCGGCGATCCGGTGGAGATTGCCCGAATCTATGATCGCGAAGGCGCGGATGAGCTCTGCTTCCTGGACATTACCGCGTCGCACGAGAACCGCGCGATAATTCTCGACGTCGTCGCGCGCACGGCCGACCAGGTTTTTATGCCTCTTACGGTCGGTGGCGGCATCAACCGGTTGGAGGACATTCGCAACCTTTTGCGCGCCGGCGCGGACAAGGTCTCGATCAATACCGGCGCCGTCGCGCGGTCGGAATTCGTCCGCGAGGCGGCCGAAACTTTCGGCAGCCAATGCGTCGTCGTCGCGATCGACGCCAAGCGCGCCGCCAACGGCTGGGCGGTTTTCACCCACGGCGGAAGAAAGCCGACGGGGATCGACGCCTGCGAATGGGCGGAAAGGATGGCCGGCTACGGCGCGGGAGAGATACTTCTCACCAGCATGGACCGCGACGGCACTCGGGACGGATACGATCTCGATCTCACCCGCGCCGTCTCCGAGAGAGTGCGGATCCCGGTGATCGCCTCCGGCGGGGTCGGCAATCTCGACCACATCTACGAAGGCCTGACGCTGGGCAAAGCCAGCGCCGCTCTCGCCGCCTCGATTTTTCACTATCGCGAATACACGATCGCCGAATGCAAGCGCTTCCTCGCCGAGCGAGGCATCGCCGTCCGGCCGGCCGATGCATGA
- a CDS encoding IS1595 family transposase, with translation MSENKIGAKCCGLRGNILPHANGQKFSTCSPRPGNMTFFGNYVGLDTNLRNCYIALMKTTKPSMTLSQMMVRFSTEEKCKTFLRDLRWPNGVQCPRCNSEKVYTLKARPFHWVCKNKDCGGKNGYRFSVITRTVFENTNYPLRTWFQVIYLMTQSKKGISALQIHRQIGSGDYRTAWYMCHRIRAAMQDKDFALLMGEVEVDETYIGGKDSNRHWDKKHHAKGGSDKLPVIGAISRKGNVVCQMIEEADKHTLAGFVQNTISGSVSLLATDEAAGYGGLRKAGFEHDTVNHRRQEYVRGNVHTQNIDNFWSLLKRGVIGTYHKVSKDYLPLYLAEFQYRHNNRDNPDIFTDVVAGC, from the coding sequence ATGTCCGAAAATAAAATCGGCGCGAAATGCTGTGGCTTGCGAGGAAACATCTTGCCTCATGCCAACGGACAAAAATTTAGCACTTGTTCGCCGAGGCCAGGGAATATGACTTTTTTTGGCAATTATGTCGGACTTGACACCAACCTCCGGAATTGCTATATTGCGCTTATGAAAACAACAAAACCCTCGATGACGCTGTCTCAGATGATGGTACGCTTCTCGACTGAGGAGAAGTGTAAGACTTTCCTCCGAGACCTGCGCTGGCCTAACGGAGTTCAGTGTCCGCGCTGCAACAGTGAAAAAGTGTACACGCTTAAAGCGCGTCCGTTTCACTGGGTCTGCAAGAATAAAGATTGTGGCGGAAAAAACGGCTATCGTTTCTCCGTCATTACCAGGACGGTTTTCGAGAACACAAATTATCCGCTTCGGACTTGGTTCCAAGTCATCTACTTGATGACTCAGAGCAAAAAGGGAATCAGCGCCTTGCAGATTCACCGGCAGATCGGAAGCGGCGATTATAGAACCGCCTGGTATATGTGCCACAGAATCAGAGCGGCAATGCAGGATAAAGATTTCGCCTTGCTCATGGGTGAAGTTGAAGTAGATGAAACTTACATCGGAGGCAAAGACAGCAACCGCCATTGGGATAAAAAGCACCACGCAAAGGGCGGCAGCGATAAGCTCCCTGTTATTGGCGCTATCTCTCGCAAAGGCAACGTTGTTTGCCAGATGATTGAGGAAGCCGATAAGCACACACTTGCGGGCTTCGTTCAGAATACTATCAGCGGGAGCGTGTCTCTCTTGGCTACGGATGAAGCAGCGGGATACGGCGGGCTGCGTAAAGCCGGTTTCGAGCATGATACTGTGAACCATCGAAGACAGGAATATGTGCGCGGCAATGTTCACACTCAAAATATTGATAACTTCTGGAGCTTGCTCAAGCGCGGAGTGATCGGAACATACCACAAGGTGAGCAAGGATTATTTGCCGCTCTATCTTGCGGAATTTCAGTACAGACATAACAATAGGGACAATCCCGACATCTTCACCGATGTCGTAGCAGGATGCTGA